The following proteins are encoded in a genomic region of Candidatus Cloacimonadota bacterium:
- a CDS encoding tetratricopeptide repeat protein → MRKLFTLLLLALALASCSQVNTLYNARKYFKAAQARPLNANGRPNNQAVEEYTKAIKKCGIILSNEKHDSRTDDALFLMARALYYKGNSAFQAKDQFESIIKGFPDSPFVGESHIYLAKVLRDINQKEQSYKTLQEFVLDSTHKKLHPKALMNLAQFSIEDKNYLQAQYWLQKILTDFPKSEEYREAFFIFGQNYYIEKDYQASLAEFQKIVKDRRITQQMKLEARYYIAMNQFMLGEHEQCKKTLKKLLKDETRPEKQSLARVLQARLYLAEGAADKGLAEIESIAKTYPRTQSSAEAQYHLGEYYFYEEQDLEKAGTAYGRVRTELSTSELAEPGQQRSTAINQLKTNVQLNPESNLQAYVDYCISAAENYFSVFSMPDSALVLYDRLISSKELAVAKRDTVLIEFEAQQAVVDSLQLALQALPEPEPEPEPEPVVPDSLAVPEEIQETDLDGEEIEPEPLIETETTEEDLEVLEPPLEELDSEIPEIEDLPEPDDEPEEEPEEEPDNQPIIEEDDDSIPQNPQPTDTDLDESEELLGEQEEIDTEPVPLHQEPEDVDDIEEPEPEIEIEPELEAEDGEEPVVPEKPEVSRTEGLEIDTEPVLDLIDLPEIDLLEPESSEPDSLGVEEDEAEEEPIIDAEAEAKRELEAQRKALQRELTAAQNELEQVQKNLDSLDAVLLRYDRELIPLALFSKATILNKIGPDVEGMEAIYQDMLTEYPTNKYTNALEDMLAGETVRLIDPEEEAQELLMEEALGMAESDPESMLTLLEELAASEYPPIRLKATFRLAWFYSFELPDTTAAKPYLSEVLELDRNGEYGSLVTRFFDGTKFNFPKDEEADSLAMSDSLATEAETLEDEQPQELEHPVLDSEEEIDSAEGMAVEKPEEEEDPPPQEDLDSPESVEPQEDMPPVEDTEEDPPTQEEPQTPEPQKEETPIEGSPELDEPQEDTAPETVLETEIEDDVSPPVENEPEEEGGNPTDQEDGQTE, encoded by the coding sequence ATGAGAAAACTTTTCACGCTTCTACTGCTGGCACTGGCGCTGGCTTCCTGTTCGCAGGTGAACACGCTGTATAACGCCCGCAAATATTTCAAAGCGGCGCAGGCGCGACCCCTGAACGCGAACGGGCGGCCAAATAACCAAGCCGTTGAGGAATATACCAAAGCGATTAAAAAATGCGGCATCATCCTGAGCAATGAAAAACATGACAGCCGCACCGACGACGCTCTTTTCCTCATGGCAAGGGCACTTTATTACAAAGGTAACAGTGCTTTCCAAGCCAAAGACCAGTTCGAATCCATCATCAAGGGTTTTCCAGACAGCCCCTTTGTGGGGGAATCTCACATCTATCTGGCGAAGGTGCTGCGTGACATCAACCAGAAGGAACAGTCCTATAAAACCTTGCAGGAATTTGTGTTGGATTCCACGCATAAGAAGCTGCACCCCAAGGCTTTGATGAATTTGGCACAGTTCAGCATTGAGGATAAAAACTATCTCCAGGCGCAGTATTGGCTGCAAAAGATTTTGACGGATTTTCCCAAATCCGAGGAATACCGCGAGGCCTTCTTCATTTTTGGGCAAAACTATTATATTGAAAAGGATTACCAGGCTTCGCTGGCAGAATTTCAAAAGATTGTGAAAGACCGGCGCATTACCCAGCAAATGAAGCTGGAGGCGCGCTATTACATTGCCATGAACCAATTTATGCTTGGCGAACATGAGCAGTGTAAAAAGACCCTGAAAAAGCTTCTGAAAGATGAAACCCGCCCCGAAAAGCAATCCCTGGCGCGGGTTCTGCAGGCGAGGCTTTATTTGGCAGAAGGCGCAGCGGATAAGGGTTTGGCGGAGATTGAGAGCATAGCGAAAACCTATCCCCGCACCCAAAGCTCCGCGGAGGCGCAATATCACTTGGGTGAATACTATTTTTATGAGGAACAGGACCTGGAAAAAGCGGGCACAGCCTACGGCAGAGTGCGCACGGAGCTTTCCACATCGGAGCTGGCAGAGCCGGGTCAGCAAAGGTCTACCGCCATCAATCAACTCAAAACAAATGTGCAGCTCAATCCGGAGAGCAATCTGCAGGCCTACGTGGATTATTGCATCAGCGCCGCCGAGAACTATTTCAGCGTGTTTTCCATGCCGGATTCCGCTCTGGTTTTGTATGACCGCTTGATTTCTTCCAAAGAACTGGCTGTGGCGAAGCGGGACACGGTTTTGATTGAGTTTGAAGCCCAGCAGGCGGTTGTGGATTCCCTGCAGTTGGCTTTGCAAGCCTTGCCTGAACCGGAACCGGAGCCGGAACCGGAACCCGTTGTGCCAGATAGTCTTGCAGTGCCTGAGGAAATCCAGGAAACTGATTTGGATGGGGAAGAGATTGAACCTGAACCGCTGATTGAAACCGAAACAACCGAAGAAGATTTGGAGGTTTTGGAGCCTCCTCTGGAAGAGCTGGATTCTGAAATCCCGGAAATTGAGGATTTGCCAGAACCGGATGATGAGCCGGAGGAAGAGCCGGAGGAAGAGCCTGATAATCAACCGATTATAGAAGAAGACGATGATTCCATCCCTCAAAATCCTCAGCCCACTGATACGGATTTAGATGAGTCTGAGGAACTTTTGGGAGAGCAGGAGGAAATCGACACTGAACCGGTGCCACTTCATCAGGAACCGGAAGATGTTGATGATATTGAGGAACCGGAACCGGAAATTGAAATTGAGCCTGAGCTTGAAGCTGAAGATGGGGAAGAGCCGGTTGTTCCTGAAAAGCCTGAGGTTTCCAGGACGGAAGGTTTGGAGATTGACACCGAGCCTGTTTTGGATTTAATAGACCTGCCGGAGATTGATTTGTTGGAGCCGGAAAGCTCTGAGCCGGATAGCCTTGGCGTTGAAGAAGATGAGGCGGAAGAAGAGCCAATCATCGATGCCGAAGCGGAAGCCAAGCGCGAACTTGAAGCCCAAAGAAAAGCTCTCCAACGCGAGCTGACCGCGGCTCAAAATGAACTGGAGCAGGTGCAAAAAAACCTCGATTCCCTGGATGCGGTTTTGCTGCGCTATGACAGGGAACTTATCCCTCTGGCGCTGTTTTCCAAAGCCACCATCCTCAATAAAATCGGGCCGGATGTGGAAGGTATGGAAGCCATTTACCAGGATATGCTAACTGAGTATCCCACAAATAAATACACAAATGCCCTGGAAGATATGCTGGCTGGCGAGACGGTGCGCCTGATTGACCCGGAAGAGGAAGCGCAGGAATTGCTGATGGAAGAAGCGCTTGGCATGGCGGAAAGTGACCCTGAATCCATGCTGACGCTGTTGGAAGAGCTGGCAGCTTCGGAATATCCGCCCATCAGACTGAAGGCAACCTTCCGTTTGGCATGGTTTTACAGCTTTGAGCTTCCCGACACAACCGCCGCAAAACCATATCTTTCCGAAGTTTTGGAGCTTGACCGCAACGGCGAATATGGCAGCCTTGTGACCAGGTTCTTTGATGGCACAAAGTTTAATTTTCCCAAGGATGAAGAGGCTGATTCTTTGGCAATGAGCGACAGCCTGGCAACGGAAGCTGAAACGCTGGAAGATGAACAACCCCAGGAGCTTGAGCATCCGGTTTTGGATTCTGAAGAAGAAATTGATTCAGCGGAAGGGATGGCTGTGGAAAAACCCGAAGAGGAAGAAGACCCGCCGCCTCAGGAGGATTTAGATAGCCCCGAATCCGTTGAACCACAGGAAGATATGCCTCCGGTTGAGGACACTGAAGAAGACCCGCCTACTCAGGAGGAACCCCAAACACCAGAGCCTCAAA
- the hutH gene encoding histidine ammonia-lyase, which produces MQKIMIDGNSLTLQQVEDIALGQARIELTADCVAKVQKCRDYVDKVIERGDVIYGLTTGFGKFSTVTVPPEHIAELQLNLIRSHATNVGPLFSTAQVRAIMLLRINVLAKGHSGIRLQTLQTLVEMLNRGVHPLIPMRGSVGASGDLSPLSHLVLPLLGEGEAEFEGKHTSGAEAMRKAGLEPIKLQAKEGLALNNGTQVMAALGVLSLLEAQRLCQQADVTAACSIDALMGTPQAFDPLIHNLRPHPGQKTSAANLCKLLQNSKLRESHIDCGNVQDAYSLRCTPQVHGAVRDALNYARGVLEIEINSATDNPLIFPDEGKVISGGNFHGEPLALALDNIAIAVSELASISERRVEQILNPSLNRGLNAFLAKRPGIDSGFMIVQLTAAALISENKVLAHPASVDSIPTSANQEDHVSMGSVSANKLLQVMQNVKTVLAIELMIACQALDQRAIPSSPVLERVKALLRKKVPALAEDRVMYPDVNAATELVGSGAILSELQMADADLD; this is translated from the coding sequence ATGCAAAAGATAATGATTGACGGTAACAGCCTGACTTTGCAGCAGGTTGAGGATATTGCCCTGGGGCAGGCTCGGATTGAATTGACTGCGGATTGTGTGGCAAAAGTGCAAAAATGCAGGGACTATGTGGACAAGGTAATCGAGCGTGGAGACGTGATTTATGGGCTCACCACCGGTTTTGGGAAGTTCAGCACGGTCACGGTTCCGCCCGAGCATATCGCGGAACTGCAGTTGAACCTGATTCGCAGCCATGCCACCAATGTCGGTCCGCTTTTCAGCACCGCCCAGGTGCGGGCAATCATGCTTTTGCGCATCAATGTGCTGGCAAAAGGACATTCCGGCATTCGCTTGCAGACCTTGCAAACTTTGGTGGAAATGCTGAACCGGGGCGTGCATCCCCTGATTCCGATGCGCGGTTCGGTTGGCGCCAGTGGAGACCTTTCCCCGCTTTCACACCTGGTTTTGCCTCTTTTGGGCGAAGGCGAGGCAGAATTTGAAGGAAAACATACCAGCGGGGCGGAAGCCATGCGGAAAGCGGGTTTGGAGCCCATCAAGCTGCAGGCGAAGGAAGGTTTGGCGCTGAATAACGGCACCCAGGTGATGGCGGCTTTGGGGGTTTTGAGCCTTTTGGAAGCGCAAAGGCTTTGCCAACAGGCAGATGTGACGGCAGCTTGCAGCATCGATGCCCTCATGGGCACACCGCAGGCTTTTGACCCACTGATCCACAATCTGCGCCCTCATCCCGGGCAAAAAACCAGCGCCGCCAACCTGTGCAAGCTGTTGCAGAATAGTAAATTGAGGGAATCTCACATTGATTGTGGCAACGTTCAGGATGCCTACAGTTTGCGCTGCACTCCGCAGGTTCATGGAGCCGTGCGGGATGCCTTGAATTATGCGCGCGGGGTTCTTGAAATTGAGATAAATTCCGCCACGGATAATCCGCTCATTTTTCCGGATGAAGGCAAGGTGATTTCCGGTGGAAACTTCCACGGAGAGCCTCTGGCATTGGCTTTGGATAACATCGCCATCGCCGTTTCGGAGCTTGCCTCCATCTCTGAACGCCGGGTTGAGCAAATCCTCAATCCCTCTTTAAACCGGGGACTCAATGCTTTTTTGGCAAAACGCCCCGGCATCGATTCCGGCTTCATGATTGTGCAGCTCACCGCCGCCGCGCTGATTTCCGAAAACAAGGTTTTGGCGCATCCAGCCAGTGTGGACAGCATTCCCACTTCCGCGAACCAGGAAGACCACGTTTCCATGGGCTCGGTTTCCGCGAACAAGCTTTTGCAGGTGATGCAAAATGTGAAAACGGTGTTGGCGATTGAGCTGATGATTGCCTGCCAGGCGCTGGACCAAAGAGCTATTCCCAGTTCGCCAGTTTTGGAGCGCGTGAAGGCGCTGCTGCGTAAAAAGGTTCCCGCTTTGGCAGAGGATAGAGTGATGTATCCGGATGTGAACGCCGCCACGGAATTGGTGGGTTCGGGCGCCATTTTGAGTGAACTTCAGATGGCGGATGCAGATTTAGATTGA